A genomic window from Vitis riparia cultivar Riparia Gloire de Montpellier isolate 1030 chromosome 18, EGFV_Vit.rip_1.0, whole genome shotgun sequence includes:
- the LOC117907539 gene encoding far upstream element-binding protein 1 isoform X2: MAEEEVVVVAGAGASPAPSDHKRKLEDLEPEAPEHAEPDGVQGADAGDYVANDESEAKRPRVEDQDDDLATENGYQREKEDEVIKENVELTVENAQSQEAPHPTEEAPEAVNDEQPSTDNEQKEDTQEPSIENPQLENPQQPTGEEFEKPAEEIPQQEVGDVPSAEVQQEPTSETQTMSRKMEVPNNKVGVLIGKAGDTIRFLQYNSGAKIQITRDADADPYSASRPVELIGSLENINKAEKLIKDVIAEADAGGSPSLVARGFATAQAVGAAEQVQIQVPNEKVGLIIGKGGETIKSLQTRSGARIQLIPQHLPEGDQSKERTVRVTGDKKQIEMAREMIKEVMNQPVRSSTYPGSYNQQGYRPRGPTGPSQWGPRGPHPGQPTGYDYQRGAYPSQNQQYAPPSYGGYPPQQMAPRSSFGSGWEQRPPANMQGPPQSGGYDFYGGQGGHGPDAPAAAPHSASMSIHAPGPSPSPGMGPPPSQGNYNYGQPQGPDYGQQAQYSQTGPPQQGYGHGYDEPKYEGQAPTHPPYGGHGSQPVYPQGGAQSGYPPQQAYGKPQSYGMASQAPAAQSYGPPRASQPGDVPYQGPMSSNQSYGPNVPPQQYPYASSGPMQQSYPAYGSQPAADGYNQPQPASGPGYPQQGGQPMSGYSQPGGQQAPGYAQVGPQGGYGPYPSQPGYAEQQTANNAAYGYQGPADPTYNSGPASAYGAQPSGQPGYVQPTPTQPSYDQSIPAQSGGYGAVPATAPVGYGKSLSPQPGYPQYDATQMYGAHR, translated from the exons CGACTGAGAATGGATACCAAAGGGAGAAAGAAGATGAGGTTATAAAGGAAAATGTTGAACTGACTGTGGAGAATGCCCAATCACAGGAAGCTCCACATCCAACTGAGGAAGCTCCAGAGGCTGTGAATGATGAGCAACCTTCTACTGATAATGAGCAGAAGGAGGATACCCAAGAACCCTCAATTGAGAATCCTCAGTTGGAAAATCCTCAGCAACCCACTGGAGAGGAATTTGAGAAACCTGCTGAGGAAATTCCTCAACAAGAGGTCGGGGATGTTCCCTCTGCCGAAGTGCAACAGGAACCTACATCAGAGACTCAGACAATGTCACGGAAAATGGAGGTCCCTAATAATAAG GTTGGGGTTCTTATTGGTAAAGCTGGCGATACTATACGGTTCCTTCAGTACAACTCAGGGGCAAAAATCCAGATCACAAGGGATGCTGATGCAGATCCATATTCTGCCTCAAGGCCTGTAGAACTAATAGGAAGCTTGGAAAACATAAACAAGGCTGAGAAACTTATAAAGGATGTTATTGCGGAG GCTGATGCAGGGGGTTCTCCTTCCCTTGTAGCTAGAGGTTTTGCTACTGCACAGGCTGTTGGAGCTGCAGAACAAGTTCAGATACAAGTTCCAAATGAGAAG GTTGGTTTAATCATAGGCAAAGGTGGGGAAACCATTAAAAGCCTGCAGACCAGATCAGGGGCTCGCATCCAG TTGATACCTCAACATCTCCCTGAAGGAGACCAATCTAAAGAAAGGACTGTGAGAGTTACTGGTGACAAGAAGCAAATTGAGATGGCTAGAGAAATGATAAAGGAAGTTATGAATCAG CCTGTGAGATCATCAACCTACCCAGGCAGTTATAACCAACAGGGCTATCGACCTCGTGGTCCCACTGGACCATCTCAATGGGGCCCTCGGGGTCCACATCCTGGGCAGCCAACAGGGTATGATTACCAACGAGGAGCTTATCCATCTCAGAATCAGCAGTATGCGCCGCCTTCATATGGTGGTTATCCTCCACAACAAATGGCCCCAAGAAGCAGCTTTGGTTCAGGGTGGGAGCAAAGGCCCCCTGCTAACATGCAGGGGCCTCCACAGAGTGGTGGCTATGATTTCTATGGTGGACAAGGAGGCCATGGTCCTGATGCCCCTGCTGCTGCTCCACATTCTGCTTCTATGTCCATTCATGCACCTGGTCCTTCCCCCAGCCCTGGGATGGGTCCACCCCCTTCCCAAGGAAATTACAATTATGGACAGCCACAGGGTCCAGATTATGGGCAACAGGCTCAGTATTCCCAAACAGGACCTCCTCAACAGGGCTATGGGCATGGATATGATGAACCAAAATATGAAGGTCAGGCTCCAACACATCCTCCATATGGAGGACATGGTTCTCAGCCTGTTTACCCACAAGGTGGTGCTCAATCAGGGTATCCCCCACAACAGGCATATGGTAAGCCACAATCATATGGCATGGCATCACAGGCACCAGCAGCCCAATCCTATGGCCCACCTAGGGCTAGTCAACCTGGGGATGTTCCTTATCAAGGTCCCATGTCTTCAAACCAATCATATGGTCCAAATGTACCTCCACAACAATACCCATATGCATCAAGTGGGCCCATGCAGCAATCTTATCCTGCTTATGGGTCTCAACCAGCTGCTGATGGGTATAATCAGCCACAACCAGCATCCGGCCCAGGATATCCACAGCAAGGTGGCCAGCCTATGTCAGGTTACAGTCAACCTGGTGGACAGCAGGCACCAGGCTATGCGCAAGTGGGTCCTCAAGGGGGTTATGGGCCATACCCTTCACAACCAGGATATGCCGAACAACAGACTGCAAACAATGCAGCTTATGGATACCAAGGGCCTGCAGATCCCACTTACAACAGTGGGCCTGCCTCAGCCTATGGTGCACAACCAAGTGGCCAGCCAGGTTATGTCCAACCAACGCCTACTCAGCCAAGCTATGATCAGTCAATCCCCGCACAGTCAGGTGGCTATGGAGCTGTACCAGCAACTGCACCAGTTGGTTATGGAAAAAGTTTGTCACCCCAGCCAGGTTATCCTCAGTATGATGCAACTCAGATGTATGGTGCGCATCGCTGA
- the LOC117907539 gene encoding far upstream element-binding protein 1 isoform X1 yields the protein MAEEEVVVVAGAGASPAPSDHKRKLEDLEPEAPEHAEPDGVQGADAGDYVANDESEAKRPRVEDQDDDLATENGYQREKEDEVIKENVELTVENAQSQEAPHPTEEAPEAVNDEQPSTDNEQKEDTQEPSIENPQLENPQQPTGEEFEKPAEEIPQQEVGDVPSAEVQQEPTSETQTMSRKMEVPNNKVGVLIGKAGDTIRFLQYNSGAKIQITRDADADPYSASRPVELIGSLENINKAEKLIKDVIAEADAGGSPSLVARGFATAQAVGAAEQVQIQVPNEKVGLIIGKGGETIKSLQTRSGARIQVLIPQHLPEGDQSKERTVRVTGDKKQIEMAREMIKEVMNQPVRSSTYPGSYNQQGYRPRGPTGPSQWGPRGPHPGQPTGYDYQRGAYPSQNQQYAPPSYGGYPPQQMAPRSSFGSGWEQRPPANMQGPPQSGGYDFYGGQGGHGPDAPAAAPHSASMSIHAPGPSPSPGMGPPPSQGNYNYGQPQGPDYGQQAQYSQTGPPQQGYGHGYDEPKYEGQAPTHPPYGGHGSQPVYPQGGAQSGYPPQQAYGKPQSYGMASQAPAAQSYGPPRASQPGDVPYQGPMSSNQSYGPNVPPQQYPYASSGPMQQSYPAYGSQPAADGYNQPQPASGPGYPQQGGQPMSGYSQPGGQQAPGYAQVGPQGGYGPYPSQPGYAEQQTANNAAYGYQGPADPTYNSGPASAYGAQPSGQPGYVQPTPTQPSYDQSIPAQSGGYGAVPATAPVGYGKSLSPQPGYPQYDATQMYGAHR from the exons CGACTGAGAATGGATACCAAAGGGAGAAAGAAGATGAGGTTATAAAGGAAAATGTTGAACTGACTGTGGAGAATGCCCAATCACAGGAAGCTCCACATCCAACTGAGGAAGCTCCAGAGGCTGTGAATGATGAGCAACCTTCTACTGATAATGAGCAGAAGGAGGATACCCAAGAACCCTCAATTGAGAATCCTCAGTTGGAAAATCCTCAGCAACCCACTGGAGAGGAATTTGAGAAACCTGCTGAGGAAATTCCTCAACAAGAGGTCGGGGATGTTCCCTCTGCCGAAGTGCAACAGGAACCTACATCAGAGACTCAGACAATGTCACGGAAAATGGAGGTCCCTAATAATAAG GTTGGGGTTCTTATTGGTAAAGCTGGCGATACTATACGGTTCCTTCAGTACAACTCAGGGGCAAAAATCCAGATCACAAGGGATGCTGATGCAGATCCATATTCTGCCTCAAGGCCTGTAGAACTAATAGGAAGCTTGGAAAACATAAACAAGGCTGAGAAACTTATAAAGGATGTTATTGCGGAG GCTGATGCAGGGGGTTCTCCTTCCCTTGTAGCTAGAGGTTTTGCTACTGCACAGGCTGTTGGAGCTGCAGAACAAGTTCAGATACAAGTTCCAAATGAGAAG GTTGGTTTAATCATAGGCAAAGGTGGGGAAACCATTAAAAGCCTGCAGACCAGATCAGGGGCTCGCATCCAGGTA TTGATACCTCAACATCTCCCTGAAGGAGACCAATCTAAAGAAAGGACTGTGAGAGTTACTGGTGACAAGAAGCAAATTGAGATGGCTAGAGAAATGATAAAGGAAGTTATGAATCAG CCTGTGAGATCATCAACCTACCCAGGCAGTTATAACCAACAGGGCTATCGACCTCGTGGTCCCACTGGACCATCTCAATGGGGCCCTCGGGGTCCACATCCTGGGCAGCCAACAGGGTATGATTACCAACGAGGAGCTTATCCATCTCAGAATCAGCAGTATGCGCCGCCTTCATATGGTGGTTATCCTCCACAACAAATGGCCCCAAGAAGCAGCTTTGGTTCAGGGTGGGAGCAAAGGCCCCCTGCTAACATGCAGGGGCCTCCACAGAGTGGTGGCTATGATTTCTATGGTGGACAAGGAGGCCATGGTCCTGATGCCCCTGCTGCTGCTCCACATTCTGCTTCTATGTCCATTCATGCACCTGGTCCTTCCCCCAGCCCTGGGATGGGTCCACCCCCTTCCCAAGGAAATTACAATTATGGACAGCCACAGGGTCCAGATTATGGGCAACAGGCTCAGTATTCCCAAACAGGACCTCCTCAACAGGGCTATGGGCATGGATATGATGAACCAAAATATGAAGGTCAGGCTCCAACACATCCTCCATATGGAGGACATGGTTCTCAGCCTGTTTACCCACAAGGTGGTGCTCAATCAGGGTATCCCCCACAACAGGCATATGGTAAGCCACAATCATATGGCATGGCATCACAGGCACCAGCAGCCCAATCCTATGGCCCACCTAGGGCTAGTCAACCTGGGGATGTTCCTTATCAAGGTCCCATGTCTTCAAACCAATCATATGGTCCAAATGTACCTCCACAACAATACCCATATGCATCAAGTGGGCCCATGCAGCAATCTTATCCTGCTTATGGGTCTCAACCAGCTGCTGATGGGTATAATCAGCCACAACCAGCATCCGGCCCAGGATATCCACAGCAAGGTGGCCAGCCTATGTCAGGTTACAGTCAACCTGGTGGACAGCAGGCACCAGGCTATGCGCAAGTGGGTCCTCAAGGGGGTTATGGGCCATACCCTTCACAACCAGGATATGCCGAACAACAGACTGCAAACAATGCAGCTTATGGATACCAAGGGCCTGCAGATCCCACTTACAACAGTGGGCCTGCCTCAGCCTATGGTGCACAACCAAGTGGCCAGCCAGGTTATGTCCAACCAACGCCTACTCAGCCAAGCTATGATCAGTCAATCCCCGCACAGTCAGGTGGCTATGGAGCTGTACCAGCAACTGCACCAGTTGGTTATGGAAAAAGTTTGTCACCCCAGCCAGGTTATCCTCAGTATGATGCAACTCAGATGTATGGTGCGCATCGCTGA